One Beggiatoa leptomitoformis DNA segment encodes these proteins:
- a CDS encoding DUF6352 family protein, with translation MPDFWQSSGIHLLTVNSDGQLVVTDDFLRAYLLRPEMRPLAEACEAEKTLHQRLLDNPRLIIDPVQIATIVDAVARENYGYVLYFRDLLLQYNSIEACYLSLFRQPDSQVPPLFVDQLVHVILRHILANTQNPLEIRAAELFFRTQKVSTEQNILLADEEIVEMRATLDGYGSVSHLVVGAKAMASSIELAVLTTENASIYWERDEQYDTVLNISAESSGLTALCRVLEKWINHFYGIVTRITPLKAIKEEQWAWHIGLDIDSMQLLNDLYQQKTVSDRRIQQLLALFKLEFLDVSMVDPKIADRPIYLAIAMDKEQCVQIKPQNLLVNLPLAAAS, from the coding sequence ATGCCCGATTTTTGGCAATCTTCAGGGATTCATTTATTAACGGTCAATTCAGACGGACAGTTAGTGGTGACGGATGATTTTTTACGTGCCTATTTGTTGCGTCCTGAAATGCGTCCTTTAGCAGAGGCCTGTGAGGCAGAAAAAACCTTACATCAACGGCTGTTAGATAATCCGCGTTTAATCATAGACCCTGTGCAAATCGCTACGATTGTGGATGCTGTTGCGCGGGAAAATTATGGTTATGTCTTATATTTTCGGGATTTATTATTGCAATACAATAGTATTGAAGCGTGTTATTTGAGTTTATTTCGTCAACCAGACAGTCAAGTTCCGCCGCTTTTTGTTGACCAACTGGTGCATGTTATTTTGCGCCATATTTTAGCAAATACACAAAATCCATTGGAAATACGGGCGGCAGAGTTATTTTTTCGGACACAAAAAGTAAGCACTGAACAGAATATCTTGCTCGCAGATGAAGAAATTGTAGAGATGCGTGCGACATTAGACGGTTATGGTTCAGTCAGCCATCTTGTTGTTGGCGCAAAAGCGATGGCGAGTTCTATCGAATTAGCAGTATTAACAACGGAAAATGCCAGTATTTATTGGGAACGTGATGAGCAATATGACACGGTGTTAAATATTAGTGCCGAATCTAGTGGGTTAACTGCGTTATGCCGTGTATTGGAAAAATGGATTAATCACTTTTACGGGATAGTCACTCGCATCACACCGCTTAAAGCCATTAAAGAGGAACAATGGGCATGGCATATTGGATTAGATATAGACAGTATGCAGTTGTTAAATGATTTGTATCAACAAAAAACGGTTTCTGACCGACGGATTCAACAATTGTTAGCCTTGTTTAAATTAGAATTTTTAGATGTCTCTATGGTTGACCCAAAGATTGCTGATCGTCCTATTTATTTAGCCATCGCAATGGATAAAGAACAATGTGTGCAAATCAAGCCCCAAAATTTACTGGTTAATTTGCCATTAGCCGCTGCAAGTTGA
- a CDS encoding amino acid ABC transporter substrate-binding protein, protein MKVRQLLAVGAAFALLISGSIAHAGTTFDAVKKKGFVQCGVNTGLPGFSSPDDKGNWTGLDVDFCRAVAATVFGDASKVKFTPLNAKERFTALQSGEVDILSRNTTWILTRDTSLGLNFVGTIYYDGQGFLVSKKLEVKSALELDGATVCIQAGTTTELNLADYFREKGMKYTPITFDNSDQTAQGFETGRCDVLTSDQSQLYALRIKLKDPSAAVVLPEVISKEPLGPSVRQGDSEWFNVVKWTLFGLINAEEAGISSTNIDVLKKNANPALARLLGMEGNMGELLGVPNDWVYKMVKQVGNYGEIFERNVGQGSPLKIARGLNSLWTTGGIQYAPPIR, encoded by the coding sequence ATGAAAGTACGACAATTATTAGCAGTTGGGGCGGCGTTTGCTTTGCTAATATCAGGCAGTATTGCTCATGCAGGCACAACGTTTGACGCGGTTAAAAAGAAAGGTTTTGTGCAATGTGGTGTTAATACAGGACTACCGGGGTTTTCTAGCCCTGATGATAAAGGGAATTGGACAGGTTTAGATGTCGATTTTTGTCGGGCTGTCGCGGCGACGGTGTTTGGTGACGCGAGCAAAGTAAAATTTACCCCGTTGAATGCTAAAGAACGGTTTACTGCATTGCAATCGGGTGAAGTTGATATTTTGTCCCGTAATACGACTTGGATTTTAACCCGCGACACCTCTTTAGGCTTAAATTTTGTGGGAACGATTTATTATGATGGTCAAGGGTTTTTAGTGAGTAAAAAATTAGAGGTGAAAAGTGCCTTAGAGTTAGACGGCGCAACGGTTTGCATTCAAGCAGGGACAACAACGGAATTAAATCTAGCGGATTATTTTCGTGAGAAAGGCATGAAATACACGCCGATTACTTTTGATAATTCTGACCAAACCGCACAAGGTTTTGAAACAGGACGTTGTGATGTGTTGACAAGTGACCAATCGCAATTATATGCCTTGCGTATAAAACTCAAGGACCCTAGTGCTGCAGTTGTTTTACCTGAAGTTATTTCTAAAGAACCTTTAGGCCCTTCAGTGCGTCAAGGGGATAGTGAATGGTTTAATGTGGTGAAATGGACATTGTTTGGGTTAATTAATGCAGAAGAAGCAGGCATCAGTAGCACTAATATTGATGTGCTAAAGAAAAATGCTAATCCCGCCCTTGCGCGTTTGTTAGGGATGGAAGGCAATATGGGTGAATTATTAGGTGTGCCAAATGATTGGGTTTATAAAATGGTTAAACAAGTCGGTAACTATGGAGAAATCTTTGAACGCAATGTTGGTCAAGGCTCACCATTAAAAATCGCGCGTGGTTTAAATTCATTATGGACAACAGGCGGTATTCAATACGCGCCACCCATTCGTTAG
- a CDS encoding GGDEF domain-containing response regulator, with translation MTILYPERTSRIMIVDRSEVARSIISHILQKEMPDAYIVTSGSAEEALEYLHREKFDLITTALLLPGLDGLDLCHEVRKSDKQHLTPVIVVSSDADTRLLREGFSAGVTDYFNKSLGYKRLVEFIKDVCQRHAGLVGRVLYIEDSPSTAQSTITLMEKHGLYITHVTSGEDALRLLKKAQNSPDSPDVEQYDIVFTDFFLEGQMTGGDLLYAIRTQLHYSRQEMPLLVITIEDNQKCQAEIFHAGANDFITKPVIEEVLIARLKSLLLVKHQYNVLKRYSKDMYQLATTDSLTGVRNKRFLMDEGPAFIHQHKQICLMMIDIDHFEIINDVQGHIIGDHILHVIGRFLLSYFADDVMLVRFAGKKFTALIPNAGLDKGKVIAENLRLKMLELKPESIDITVSVGLTSSEGVAETTLATLISDADSALHTAQIQGYNRTCLCVTHKNITAA, from the coding sequence ATGACCATTTTATACCCTGAAAGAACCAGTCGCATCATGATTGTTGACCGTTCAGAAGTGGCGCGGTCAATTATTTCTCATATTTTACAAAAAGAAATGCCCGATGCGTATATTGTTACTTCTGGCAGTGCTGAAGAAGCCCTAGAATATTTGCATCGTGAGAAATTTGATTTAATCACGACAGCTTTGCTCTTACCCGGATTAGACGGTTTAGATTTATGTCATGAAGTCCGCAAAAGTGATAAGCAACACTTAACCCCTGTCATTGTGGTCTCTAGTGATGCGGATACACGTTTATTGCGCGAAGGATTTTCAGCAGGGGTAACAGACTACTTTAATAAATCATTAGGTTATAAAAGATTAGTAGAATTTATTAAAGATGTTTGTCAACGTCATGCGGGGTTAGTTGGGCGCGTGTTGTACATAGAAGACAGCCCCAGTACTGCGCAAAGTACCATTACCCTCATGGAAAAACATGGCTTATACATTACCCATGTCACCAGTGGTGAAGATGCCTTACGCCTGTTAAAAAAGGCACAAAATTCACCCGATTCACCCGATGTTGAACAATACGATATCGTCTTTACCGACTTCTTTTTAGAAGGGCAAATGACGGGGGGGGATTTACTCTACGCAATACGTACACAACTGCACTATTCCCGCCAAGAAATGCCTTTATTAGTTATTACGATTGAAGATAATCAAAAATGTCAGGCGGAAATCTTTCATGCAGGCGCAAATGATTTTATTACCAAACCTGTGATTGAAGAGGTTTTAATTGCCCGTTTAAAATCCCTGCTGTTGGTTAAACATCAATACAATGTGCTTAAACGGTATTCTAAAGACATGTATCAATTGGCAACGACCGATAGTTTAACGGGGGTACGCAATAAACGTTTTTTGATGGATGAGGGGCCTGCGTTTATTCATCAACATAAGCAAATATGTTTAATGATGATAGATATAGACCATTTTGAAATCATTAACGACGTACAAGGTCATATTATTGGCGACCATATTTTGCACGTTATTGGACGGTTTTTACTAAGTTATTTCGCTGATGACGTGATGCTTGTGCGCTTTGCGGGTAAAAAATTTACCGCACTTATTCCAAATGCGGGGCTGGATAAAGGAAAAGTTATTGCGGAAAATTTGCGCTTAAAAATGCTGGAATTAAAGCCAGAAAGTATTGATATTACCGTTAGCGTGGGTTTAACGTCTTCTGAAGGCGTTGCAGAAACCACGTTAGCAACCTTAATTTCTGATGCCGACAGCGCGTTACATACCGCCCAAATTCAGGGCTATAATCGCACTTGCTTGTGTGTCACCCATAAAAATATTACGGCAGCATAA
- a CDS encoding DNA-methyltransferase produces MMFTLTHSKPYKIFNQSCYGLSVLDDNTIDALITDPPYGISYQNHYWDKDLPDKQIWADTLRVLKQGAFGLVFSSVRLMHRLMVDLEDNGFIIKDVIFWGYLNGMPKSRDVALDIDKELGVESHVVGEYDYVQGYKKGGAENYYATKKKLKRTPCSTLGMKYKGAGLGIKPAYEPIILVQKPLEIGLTVAKNVVKYGTGVLNLEQTRIPYAQGEGKVGHNPHPQGRVTANILRVEEWGDGYDKFFVVPKVRQSVDTFNKHPTVKPIELMHHLVNLVSFDGQLILDPFMGSGSTGVASVQLKRRFVGFELDNDYFKICQKRLRVSKPSL; encoded by the coding sequence ATGATGTTTACGTTGACCCATTCCAAACCCTATAAAATATTTAATCAATCGTGTTATGGCTTATCTGTGTTAGACGACAACACCATAGACGCGCTTATTACCGACCCACCGTATGGTATTTCATACCAAAATCATTATTGGGACAAGGATTTACCTGATAAACAAATTTGGGCAGATACTTTAAGGGTGTTAAAACAGGGGGCATTTGGTTTGGTGTTTTCTTCCGTTCGGCTGATGCACCGTTTAATGGTGGATTTAGAAGATAATGGCTTTATTATCAAAGATGTGATTTTTTGGGGTTATTTGAATGGTATGCCCAAAAGTCGGGATGTTGCGTTAGATATTGATAAAGAATTGGGGGTAGAAAGCCATGTCGTGGGGGAGTATGACTATGTACAAGGCTATAAAAAAGGGGGCGCGGAGAATTATTATGCAACCAAGAAAAAACTAAAACGCACGCCTTGCTCTACCTTAGGGATGAAATATAAAGGGGCGGGCTTGGGTATAAAACCTGCCTATGAACCCATTATTTTGGTACAAAAACCCTTAGAAATAGGCTTAACGGTTGCAAAAAATGTCGTTAAGTATGGGACGGGCGTATTAAATTTGGAGCAAACCCGAATTCCTTATGCGCAAGGGGAAGGCAAAGTAGGACACAATCCTCATCCACAAGGGCGCGTAACGGCTAATATTTTACGGGTTGAAGAATGGGGCGATGGTTATGATAAGTTTTTTGTCGTGCCAAAAGTCCGTCAATCCGTGGACACGTTTAATAAACACCCAACCGTAAAACCCATAGAATTGATGCACCATCTAGTTAATTTAGTCAGTTTTGACGGGCAACTTATCTTAGACCCTTTTATGGGCAGTGGTAGCACAGGCGTTGCGAGTGTGCAGTTAAAACGTCGCTTTGTGGGATTTGAACTAGACAATGACTATTTTAAAATATGTCAAAAACGGTTGCGCGTTTCAAAGCCGTCGCTTTGA